TACATTTTATTTGATCCATGCATACACTCAAAGAAAATCTTGTCTGATCTTGTCGATCCGACAGTCTAATCgtgaatccaatccaatccaatccatacGTGATTGCAGGCGGCTGATGCTAGTGTTTTGATAACCGGTGGTGTTGTGTGGTATTGTCAGTTTGTTAGTGCAACTATTTGATTATGAATGCTACAATACGACCTGCACGACAAACAGATGTCAGGTCGATCCATTCCTTAATCCGGGAACTTGCTGAATACGAAAAGATGCCGGAACAAGTAGAGCTGTCTTGCTCAGACTTGGAAGATCATCTGTTCGGATCATATTCATGGGCAGAGGCTAACGTTGCATGCATTTCAACCCCTGAAGCAAAAGAAGTCGTGGCTGGTTTCGTCctgtatttctttatttttgaccCAATAACTCTGGAGCGTGTTGTGTATATGGAGGACCTGTATGTCCGTCCCGAGTATCGGCACAGGGGTCTGGGCCTTGCACTGTGGAAGTCAGTGGCGAGGCGTGGAGTTGAAAAGAAGTGCGATGTACTGAATTGGACCGTGCTGGACTGGAACGAACCATCTATTAATTTCTACCTCAAGCAAGGTGCGACAAATATATCGTTGACAAAAGGATATCAGAGACTGCGTTTTACCGGCGCTGTAATTGATACTCTACTGTCTGAATCGTGAACATTTGAGCACCGTGGAAGCAATTCGTAGAAACAGGTGATAGAAGTATTAATAAAAGGTTATAGCTGGGCGTATGGCTACGCATGTTTCAGACTCAGGCAGCTGTAATTTGTACGAccaaccctcgatttataaaTCGAAGTCTGGAATGAGGAGTCCCAGATGGCATACCGTTCCTATAAAAAGGGTAATTCCTAAATCTGCGGTTGCCAGTACAATTGTAATTTGATAGCATAGTAAGAGGAAGGAACTGGGGTTTCAGCGAACACGAGTTGCCACTGCAGGAGAGCTCTGTGCCAAGAGAGACCCGCATGTCTCGGGTACACTCTCAAACAGCGTCTGCTGGAGTGTGTGATGGGAACATGGCGTGTGGTTGCTGACGTGCCCTTGTTAGGTTTTACAAGAGAATGACAAACGTTTCTGTGAGACAGAAAGTCTATGACTTGGCGACGAGGACTACAGTAAAAAACAACCAGGTCAAAGGGAGGATTATTCTTATTGACATAACGAGCACTGCATGAATAAGCAGCATATTGTTGTGGCGTCATCAGTCTGAAACGCCGGCAGAGGCTCTGCTAGGCCTTGCAAATTCCTCCGGAATATCTGAGAAGTTCATAATATAGTTTCCAAAAGCATTTATCGTGAGCAGGAGGGCCAATAAGGTGAAGCATTTGATAGAAAGTCCAGCGAAAAACTGAAAGTATAAGAATATATTAAGTCATTTAAAAACTGAATAGCACCTATTACAATATGCATACCAAATCCTCCGTGCGTATGTCGGCGTACGAAGCAGCAACTGTAATAGCCAAGTTGGACGCAGGCATCATCAAGGAGATGCTGGACGCAACGGTCACCGGTACCGCGAAGTAGAGGGGGTGAACGTTGGACCGTTCGGCCTGGAATAATGTTACAGTGTTTCGTGACACAAGTCGGCGATGGAAATGGAGGCGAATAGTACACTGATCGAGTTGCACACGGAAACCGTATTTTCGAAATGCTGCCTATAAAACAATAGCTTGCTCGGTCGCTCCTCGGCCATTCCTATTGGTCtctgtaagcacgtgacctctcccacgGACGCCAGGCGGAGACACCACTACCTAATACAGAAAGCCTACGCGCTCGTcggcgtgacgtaacaattaagagtcagccaatcaggttcgtgttttcaacggccgtagccaatcacgaacgtgctttcagcggtcgtggccatgaaggcgaaccaccgtcgtctgcgagtaatgATTGAACGAcctcgcgtactaaatgggaaaactttgaACTTTggaataaagcgcaaaacggtctcaatctttctcaaaactgattttctggaaagcgtctcgcactttttgtctaaatatttaggtctgcaagtcccaggtgagctgcaatcatttgcgggttcttgaattcgcagaacggtgaatcgcagtagcagacgaattctgactcttaattaagagggagaggaggcaatgcgcaggctttgTCTAGGTGGTGTTTTCAGATACATGCCTGGCCGGATGTAACAGAGGGATGACTTTTTGCATATATACGCTACGTCAAGTATAGGTCAATAGACTGCGCATCTCTCTAGCTTCTTCCTTTCTCTGTGTCTTTTTCATTGGCTGTGGTTGAGTTGTGCCCCTGACTGGCTAGTCACGTGGCCAAAACCACACCCGTTTAGAACAGTCGTTCGGAGCGCAGCTTGAACGCGACTTCAGCCAACGCCTACTTCAACTTACCAAGTCAACTGACATGGGTATTAGAATGCTTGCCGTTGCACTGCTACTGATCAGTTCCGCCAACACAGACGCAACCAATATCAAAACGACTTGATTGATGGCGGGGCTAATGCCAACCATATCCAAGGTTAAACGACTTAAGTCAGCCGATAGCCCAGACAcctgaaaggaagaaaaaaaatttcatTGTCAGCTACCAGTTGGGTTCGCGTCTCACCTCGAAAGCTCGTGCCATGCAAGTGGTGCTTCCGTACACAAGTAACACTCCCCAGGGTATGTTCCCAACAATGGAATTCCAGTTTGCCAGTCTCTCCGATGTGAAGTTCCAGGGGTGGGCAGGAAGGACGAAGAGCAGGATGCACAGCGTGTTGCCGACAATGGTATCAGCTGGAGAactgccgaaaaaaaaaaaaaaaagccggagCACCTCAGACATCTCTCTGGACATGGGACATTTTTAaaacagggtgtttgtttttattccttacaaaatttttattaaaaaaaaccttgcagagcaaaatagacgcCGTTTTTGTGTACTACTTACTTAATACCGTTATTTTCCAGTGCGTAACGTGCGTTATACTGTACtgtaaaaaagtgctctgaagatGTCCTGCGCGctatctaacggtgcgcgttagACGCGGAAACATTTTCCTTCAGAGTTCCCTTTTTTTCTGGTCGATGTCGTaaaaattctagcctcttccagggtgtgctgtgagtttctcacaaatctcttagggtcagCTGACAAAGCCGGCGAAAGTGCGCTGGACTTCATAAAAAttaatgatgctgcttaaggatgctattGAGCACTCAATCATCCTtaattcatttcagaaggctgGTGTGAtggagaagggacgcgaaactaaatatgtttcaaataaagcatatgcatatattatacaccgccTTGGCTTACTGTGTAtagtggtggcagtacagaagcttgtagcaacattgcggtggGCGTTATAcatgaaactttttttttcaaattcggccagtttttaggggtgcgcgttatacaccggaaaatacggtagttaatTCCGGCTCCGGCCGCCACGCAAAAATTGTTGCAGTTAACGTTATATCAAAATATTTATTGTTACGCGCATCATTTTGCTTCCATCGAAATGTCAGAGAAAGTTGTAAGCTCACAGCTTTCACATCCCAAGTTTGAATCACATATTGCATCAGGTGCACGTTCGAAAAGCTTACGAGGTATGTTAGGAAAAACCTTCATGACCTTATGTGAACACGTGGCTTCTATGAGCTGAAATGCATGCATAACTCACAACATGATGTTTTGCGATGTGACGTGACGTAGTCCGTAGACGGTTCTGTAGATCAGCCATAAGGTCGGAATAGCCATTGTAGCGCACTCTCTTGtcctgttgaaaaaaaatatTAGAAGACAGCGCATACTTGTAGCCATACATAGACAACGTAGAAACCAGAAATTCGAGAAGTGTTGCTTCACATAAAGGACGCatacgttttttcttttttgtagatACAGGAtgagtacagcttgggacaaaacttTATGGAACAACCAGGTTGTCACGTTTTGCCATTGAGGGGACACCCTAACATGAAACACCAGCCGAAATAGATACTGTAACCTGTTTCTTATTTAATCTCTTCCTGGTATCCAACACGGGGCCGATCCGACGAAacaatacgccagtgccgtgttccgcaatcttttgtcccaagccgtgCAAGACCACTTACTTGAAGACACCCATGCTCTTCCGTCTGTTCTTCAACACTTGGATGATAGCGTACCTGGTGTCTTCGTCCTCGTCAACGTCACTGCGTAGTTAGATATTAGTAATTCGAAAAATACGTACATACGTGTATATTTGTATAACACAGTACTACGAGTATACGATACCAGGAAGTACTCCACAGTCATACCAGGAACATGCATGCCGGTGGTACGCAACGTAACATCATAGACGCGAAGCATTACGCTTATCTCATTCACGAATCATCTAAAGGTGACTTACTATCGCCTCAGGTAACCCGTCATTAGGACGGCCCAACCAAAGGACAGTCCGAGCAGAGCAATGGGTGCCGTAAGGAAGAACCACTTGATGGCCGACAGTGCCTTGTGTTCGTAGCGCCTGTTGGAATAGGCGCAATGGACTGAACTCACTATACTCATAATACTATTAACGACTTACGCTTCGATGTACCTGTCGAGAAATAAGCTGCACTGGTTCCCTCGGAGGTTCGTCACGGATCCAACACTTGCTGTCAGGGCAACTCCTAACATGACGTCCTTCTGGAGCCTAGAGTACCGACTGGAAGGGAAGCAGGTTCGTTTAACTGGAAACGCCGTGGTGTAAATAAATACGGTACTATTCAGAAGTAACAACGGAGTAAATTTGAGAGTAATTATAGCTTATAGTGTAGCTTATAGCTTATAGTCTATAGCTTGTAGCCTATAGACGTGGTTCGTTGTTTGTCGTCATTCTCGTCCTCGCCCTGGACTCGTCTGGGTTCCTATACACTGCAATAATTGTTCTCTTATCATATAGCTTATAGTCCCCCAGATTGCAATTATTCCTCATTTTAGTTCCATGATTCTAAAATTTTCTCCCCAGCGCTGCATATCGTCCCTAAATTTTCGTGCATCTAGTCCCCAAGTGGAGTAAAGTTACTCTCTTTTCTCAAGAGTACAGTGTCACTGCAAACAAGCATGCGACAAGCACACTCTAAGAGGAAAAAAAGGAGCAATTTTAGTTTTTATGTGGACGTATTATGTGCGTATTTTGGAAGCTTTTTAGCCCTGTTGTTCCATCTCCATAGGATCTACGCAAAAAATACATAATTGTTGGCTAAATCGCATTTGTAAAACAAACGTTGTTGTATAGATGTACGATATTTTACCCTTTCTCCCAATCGATGCGTTCTTCAAGAGCCGCAGAGTCTATTAGTGAGGCAGTGGAAAGTCTTCGCACTGCAAGAAATTTGCCGTCAGCCTCTTGAACaaaccacacagaaaaaaaaaaaaaaaaaaaaagggagaaaagtaTGATCTGAGGTAGTACAAAAATATTTAGTATGTTTACGTGTGTGACAGTATGATTCATGCATAATATCAGAAACAAAGATCTAGTTAAAAAAATGGAAGGCAAACCCGACGTCgtgaggattcgaacccgtaatATTGGGTCAGTTTGGGCCACCAGTTTGGGCCACGTTTATGTCCTGTAGCTCCACACATATAAGTTTTTTCTTTTCCGTACTGATTATGGTCCAGTATGGTCACATGATTGTCTAAAATCTGTAAACTCCAAGACGGACGCACGAAACAGGTCTTCccagcacaatttttttttgttttacagATTTTAATTGCATCATCAACCAGACCAGATTCTAAATATCTTTAGCCATATCAGTACATTAAACGGCTTTTTTGAAACCAAAATTCGGGTTTCTCATTTCATCCACGGCCACCTCCATGATCATAACATGATCATGCTTCGTCTCGAAGAGTAGGGCTACATACTGAGAAAGTTCCTGATGCTGCTGATGACGACACTAGTCCGCCAGAGGAGACGTGCGGAGACAGGCTTTGGCGTAGCGCCTGTATCTTCGGAAGGGTACTCGTCGACCGTGGTTGCCTTCCTGCATGCCCAAGAAACCTTGTTGAGTGGAGGTACAAACGCGCCATATTTCGATGGGATACGAAGAGCGCCAAAAGCAACAGaaaaggacgacacacacaGGCAGCGCTACCTGCATGTGCTGTCTTTTTGTGTTGCTTTTAGCGCTGTTAGTACTCAGTGGAATACCAATAGGTCCAGGTCGAGGTTATTTCGACATTGCTTTTACGTATGCGTCGAAATCGCGCCGAAGACAACAGGACCAAACGTGGAATGTCTGTCTCAAATTCTGGAGTTGTATCCTGTGTCCTCGTGTCGAAGCCCAGACTTCGTTGCTGGTGTTAAGGACGAACCTCATCCGCCGTTTTTCCCAAGGAGGAGCATACGGTCGCAAACCAGAAGCAGTATTGTGTCAAGAAATACGTATATAACGACGACTATaaaattcaaaaaaaaaaaaaaaaagaaaaaaaaggtcgggGATcgtaccgaacacgaaccacctCCTCGAtgccgaatacaacattcgcattgattttgcgcgagtaattaattagtaAGTAATTCGTAAAttatgacaatagcaaaccgaaaccgaaattcgaagagcagaaaacataGCTCCATGCTATACTGTGACGtgacccagcattgtcgtctgcttcgcagcCTGCgttctcccttgccggatgccggatgatgtcagcagtgtgttgctttcagtgccctctcgcttcacagaggcgaagcgctcgtttcgtaataaattcgtttgagtaaaatctgcgcagtttttgAACGAGATATTTCTTACACATGTTCCTGATATCACAAGGGTTACGAGTACGCCACAACCTTTGCTTGAGGAGTTCCGCGACAAGGACAAAAAGGACGAGAACAGTGGAACACCTCAAACTCTAGGAGATCCTATTATAGTGTCGTCGCAATTCCTACACTGTTACTACGTTATAAGAAATACGTATTTATGAAATCTTAACATATTGGGGTGTTTGAATAAATTAATTCACCTGAAAGATAGCCTTGGATTGGCTTCGCCCTTGTCCTGGAATGTCGTTCCAGAGCGTGGATCTGAGAAGGCAGAATCAGGAACAGATGTTGTAGAGCTCATGTTTCCAACCTGGTTCCACAAGTGTTCCGGAGCTAACCCGGTAGGCTCCTCGACATGGCGAGGTTTTCCTGAGACCTGCGTTAGTTGGTACAGGAGAGCACAAGGAAACTCAGGGCAGTATCATGCGGATGATATCTGAACGACCATGACGCTGTAGGGAGATTTTCATCTACGTTTTGTTGTGGCAACCTTGGGATCGTTTGAGGCAGACACTGGGATGCCAACGACCAAAACGGTATCAGGGGACCGAAGGGaaccgatgttctcattggggcaacctcatagcttttataatttaaaagttaattgtcgaaagttaattaagacattgcctcaGGAGTTTGCTGcataaggagtgcccttcagcatatactgTAATGCAACAGTTTTCATCTCGGAATAAGTGACATATCTATTTCAAAAATTCTGTAttcacttagctgggacaccctgtatatgtagcatataggaggctatggttcAGGCATAGCCCGTCCTTGTACTGCATCTAAGGTTCTTACATAGCCAAAGAAGACGAAACAAATTAAACCAGAGGTTGAATGACACAGTGTGGAACAGAATGTTCCAGAAATATCCAGAGCGTTCTAACCTTCACAACCGCGTCAACTGGAGCAGTTGTGGCGCTTGTTCCATTCGTTTTCCTTCTTGCCTTCATCACCCCAATTGTCGAGGTCAGATCCTCCACGTCTTCTGGCACAGACACTCCATTTATCTCTTTTCCTGTTCCTTTAGCGTTTCTGGGATCATCCTTTCGTACGGCAGTAACGTCTTGACGCATTGTGAGAAGCCAATTCCTGTCATCTTTCCCTTTCGCGTTTGACCGTTTCGACACTTTCGCAGCGCTGGGAAACACAGGTCCTGCCTTGGGTTCCGAGATGAAAGGGACACGCTCGCTGGTTCTGACGGGACTATCACAACGCAAGTAGttttcctttggtggtgctttcccGTGTAGCACCGACGAAGAGGTATCCTCTGAGAACGAAACATCGGACCTTAC
This sequence is a window from Ornithodoros turicata isolate Travis chromosome 10, ASM3712646v1, whole genome shotgun sequence. Protein-coding genes within it:
- the LOC135370509 gene encoding diamine acetyltransferase 1-like, with translation MNATIRPARQTDVRSIHSLIRELAEYEKMPEQVELSCSDLEDHLFGSYSWAEANVACISTPEAKEVVAGFVLYFFIFDPITLERVVYMEDLYVRPEYRHRGLGLALWKSVARRGVEKKCDVLNWTVLDWNEPSINFYLKQGATNISLTKGYQRLRFTGAVIDTLLSES
- the LOC135370511 gene encoding uncharacterized protein LOC135370511 isoform X2, translated to MKSDISSEGLSSISCRLVVGYVAPFLLVPVLLLGKAEHAARSCVYCIVVMNIYWASHIVPCQAVPLLPLVLLAVLGVMSVDDMASSYLSAERLKRRSRAFSASTHTQEGNRKDPTRSRTASELGLASPTSSPTVRSDVSFSEDTSSSVLHGKAPPKENYLRCDSPVRTSERVPFISEPKAGPVFPSAAKVSKRSNAKGKDDRNWLLTMRQDVTAVRKDDPRNAKGTGKEINGVSVPEDVEDLTSTIGVMKARRKTNGTSATTAPVDAVVKVSGKPRHVEEPTGLAPEHLWNQVGNMSSTTSVPDSAFSDPRSGTTFQDKGEANPRLSFRKATTVDEYPSEDTGATPKPVSARLLWRTSVVISSIRNFLMRRLSTASLIDSAALEERIDWEKGRYSRLQKDVMLGVALTASVGSVTNLRGNQCSLFLDRYIEARYEHKALSAIKWFFLTAPIALLGLSFGWAVLMTGYLRRYDVDEDEDTRYAIIQVLKNRRKSMGVFKTRECATMAIPTLWLIYRTVYGLRHVTSQNIMFSPADTIVGNTLCILLFVLPAHPWNFTSERLANWNSIVGNIPWGVLLVYGSTTCMARAFEVSGLSADLSRLTLDMVGISPAINQVVLILVASVLAELISSSATASILIPMSVDLAERSNVHPLYFAVPVTVASSISLMMPASNLAITVAASYADIRTEDLFFAGLSIKCFTLLALLLTINAFGNYIMNFSDIPEEFARPSRASAGVSD
- the LOC135370511 gene encoding Na(+)/dicarboxylate cotransporter 3-like isoform X1, producing the protein MKSDISSEGLSSISCRLVVGYVAPFLLVPVLLLGKAEHAARSCVYCIVVMNIYWASHIVPCQAVPLLPLVLLAVLGVMSVDDMASSYLSAPVYLEFLNYFFACVLHCSTTFYTRAAFLLLNHFGARIRSLIFSFLVCTALLTQVLEASLTVIVVLLTLNSAVQEIQDDVIRKQHSRAERLKRRSRAFSASTHTQEGNRKDPTRSRTASELGLASPTSSPTVRSDVSFSEDTSSSVLHGKAPPKENYLRCDSPVRTSERVPFISEPKAGPVFPSAAKVSKRSNAKGKDDRNWLLTMRQDVTAVRKDDPRNAKGTGKEINGVSVPEDVEDLTSTIGVMKARRKTNGTSATTAPVDAVVKVSGKPRHVEEPTGLAPEHLWNQVGNMSSTTSVPDSAFSDPRSGTTFQDKGEANPRLSFRKATTVDEYPSEDTGATPKPVSARLLWRTSVVISSIRNFLMRRLSTASLIDSAALEERIDWEKGRYSRLQKDVMLGVALTASVGSVTNLRGNQCSLFLDRYIEARYEHKALSAIKWFFLTAPIALLGLSFGWAVLMTGYLRRYDVDEDEDTRYAIIQVLKNRRKSMGVFKTRECATMAIPTLWLIYRTVYGLRHVTSQNIMFSPADTIVGNTLCILLFVLPAHPWNFTSERLANWNSIVGNIPWGVLLVYGSTTCMARAFEVSGLSADLSRLTLDMVGISPAINQVVLILVASVLAELISSSATASILIPMSVDLAERSNVHPLYFAVPVTVASSISLMMPASNLAITVAASYADIRTEDLFFAGLSIKCFTLLALLLTINAFGNYIMNFSDIPEEFARPSRASAGVSD
- the LOC135370511 gene encoding uncharacterized protein LOC135370511 isoform X3; protein product: MKSDISSEGLSSISCRLVVGYVAPFLLVPVLLLGKAEAERLKRRSRAFSASTHTQEGNRKDPTRSRTASELGLASPTSSPTVRSDVSFSEDTSSSVLHGKAPPKENYLRCDSPVRTSERVPFISEPKAGPVFPSAAKVSKRSNAKGKDDRNWLLTMRQDVTAVRKDDPRNAKGTGKEINGVSVPEDVEDLTSTIGVMKARRKTNGTSATTAPVDAVVKVSGKPRHVEEPTGLAPEHLWNQVGNMSSTTSVPDSAFSDPRSGTTFQDKGEANPRLSFRKATTVDEYPSEDTGATPKPVSARLLWRTSVVISSIRNFLMRRLSTASLIDSAALEERIDWEKGRYSRLQKDVMLGVALTASVGSVTNLRGNQCSLFLDRYIEARYEHKALSAIKWFFLTAPIALLGLSFGWAVLMTGYLRRYDVDEDEDTRYAIIQVLKNRRKSMGVFKTRECATMAIPTLWLIYRTVYGLRHVTSQNIMFSPADTIVGNTLCILLFVLPAHPWNFTSERLANWNSIVGNIPWGVLLVYGSTTCMARAFEVSGLSADLSRLTLDMVGISPAINQVVLILVASVLAELISSSATASILIPMSVDLAERSNVHPLYFAVPVTVASSISLMMPASNLAITVAASYADIRTEDLFFAGLSIKCFTLLALLLTINAFGNYIMNFSDIPEEFARPSRASAGVSD